The following are from one region of the Chloracidobacterium sp. genome:
- a CDS encoding beta-lactamase family protein, whose protein sequence is MRNNLDPRRSLAALLVGAILFTACFGQNIPRAKPESVGMSTERLGRLSKELDKYVRDGLLAGGVVMVARRSKVAFTHVFGDRDREARSPMLEDTIFRIASQSKLITSVGIMILQEEGKLLITDHVGKFIPEFNDTTVAIPNGSGGYEVVKAKRKITIRDLLTHTAGISYGTGPAKDKWEAAGITGFYTADRDEPIGETVRKMAALPMDAHPGEKYIYGYANEILGVVIEKASGMDLDSFFSDRLYDPLGMTDTSFFLPPSKAGRFAVVYSAGTDGKISRAPDPGKIVGQGAYLLGPRRNFAGGAGILSTAGDYMRFLLMLANGGELSGKRILSRKSVELLSADHLRGIPFRDGQGFGFGVSVVKDLGARGTIGSVGEYGWGGAYHTAYWIDPKEQMVVVYMTQLIPAGTIDDVGKLRTLVYQSMID, encoded by the coding sequence ATGAGAAACAATCTCGATCCGCGTCGATCGCTGGCCGCTCTGTTGGTCGGCGCTATCCTATTCACCGCCTGCTTTGGGCAAAACATTCCGCGCGCAAAACCTGAATCCGTTGGCATGTCGACCGAAAGGCTTGGCCGGCTCAGTAAGGAACTCGATAAATATGTTCGCGACGGCTTGCTCGCAGGCGGCGTTGTTATGGTCGCCCGTCGCAGCAAGGTCGCATTTACACATGTGTTTGGTGACCGCGACCGCGAAGCGAGGTCACCAATGCTCGAAGACACGATCTTCCGCATTGCTTCTCAAAGCAAGTTGATAACAAGCGTCGGCATCATGATATTGCAGGAAGAGGGAAAACTTCTGATCACTGATCACGTCGGAAAGTTCATACCCGAATTCAACGACACGACCGTGGCGATCCCGAACGGCAGCGGCGGCTACGAAGTAGTGAAGGCGAAACGAAAGATCACGATCCGCGATCTGCTGACGCACACCGCCGGAATAAGTTATGGCACCGGCCCCGCAAAGGATAAATGGGAAGCCGCCGGTATTACTGGCTTCTATACGGCAGACCGGGATGAACCGATCGGAGAAACGGTTAGAAAGATGGCAGCTCTTCCGATGGATGCCCATCCCGGAGAAAAATACATTTACGGTTACGCGAACGAGATACTCGGCGTCGTCATCGAAAAAGCGAGCGGAATGGATCTTGACTCGTTCTTCAGCGACCGTCTATACGATCCTCTCGGCATGACCGACACTTCCTTTTTTCTTCCACCTTCGAAGGCGGGCCGATTTGCAGTCGTATATTCGGCAGGTACCGATGGAAAGATCTCGCGGGCTCCCGATCCGGGTAAGATCGTTGGCCAGGGGGCATACCTTTTGGGTCCGAGAAGGAATTTTGCCGGCGGTGCCGGAATACTCTCGACCGCCGGCGACTATATGCGATTTCTGTTGATGCTCGCAAATGGCGGCGAACTCAGCGGCAAACGGATCCTTAGCCGCAAATCGGTCGAGCTTCTCTCGGCGGATCATTTACGCGGTATTCCGTTTCGCGATGGGCAGGGATTTGGCTTTGGCGTTTCGGTGGTGAAGGATCTCGGCGCCCGCGGAACCATCGGCTCGGTTGGCGAATACGGCTGGGGCGGAGCCTACCATACGGCCTACTGGATCGATCCGAAAGAACAGATGGTTGTCGTCTACATGACGCAGCTGATCCCTGCCGGGACGATCGATGACGTTGGCAAGCTACGGACTCTTGTCTACCAGTCGATGATCGATTGA
- the rimO gene encoding 30S ribosomal protein S12 methylthiotransferase RimO: MKKVGFVSLGCPKNLVDSEVMMGTLAEAGYQITNNADEADTLVVNTCGFIESAKQESIDAIFEATQQKLNGRASRVIVAGCLVERYRDDLIKELPEVDAFIGTSQVGEILKAADDRFDASELTLTPIGNKTSTYLYDFDTPRYRATDSHTAFIKIAEGCDRPCAFCSIPGMRGSFRSRRFGSIIEEARTLAKQGVREVVLIAQDSSRYGEDLGEVDALAALIRALGEIEELEWVRVMYAYPTHISDAFLAAVAETPKAVKYLDMPLQHASRNILKLMKRGGTRESLEKLIRRVRERVPGITIRTTFITGFPGETEEDFNELMEFVRNCRFDNVGVFTYSDEEGTGAYDLPDKVDARTAKRRRTELMKEQAKISKQLNKAKVGQTFPVLFEGLSQESDLLFQGRLQGQAQEIDGYILINDIPDDLDPQIGTIYNVRITEAHDYDLVGEIVVAS, encoded by the coding sequence ATGAAAAAAGTTGGATTTGTCAGTCTCGGGTGCCCTAAAAACCTTGTCGACAGCGAGGTGATGATGGGTACGCTTGCCGAGGCCGGTTATCAGATCACAAATAATGCCGACGAAGCCGACACGCTCGTCGTCAACACCTGCGGCTTTATCGAATCAGCGAAACAGGAATCGATCGACGCGATATTTGAGGCGACACAGCAGAAGCTTAACGGAAGGGCGTCGCGCGTGATCGTAGCCGGGTGTCTTGTCGAACGTTATCGTGATGACCTGATCAAGGAACTTCCCGAGGTCGATGCATTCATCGGGACGTCGCAGGTCGGCGAGATATTAAAGGCCGCAGACGACCGTTTCGACGCAAGTGAACTTACGCTCACGCCGATAGGAAACAAGACCTCGACCTATCTCTACGATTTCGACACGCCGCGATACCGTGCAACCGATTCACATACGGCCTTCATCAAGATCGCCGAGGGTTGCGACCGGCCGTGTGCATTTTGTTCGATCCCGGGCATGCGCGGTTCATTCAGGTCGAGGAGGTTCGGTTCGATCATCGAGGAGGCTCGAACGCTGGCGAAACAAGGCGTAAGAGAGGTCGTTTTGATCGCACAGGATTCATCACGTTACGGAGAAGATCTCGGCGAGGTCGATGCTTTGGCGGCGCTGATCCGAGCGTTGGGCGAGATCGAAGAACTTGAATGGGTGCGTGTGATGTATGCCTACCCAACGCATATTTCTGACGCGTTTCTTGCTGCGGTCGCCGAAACTCCAAAGGCAGTTAAGTATTTGGATATGCCGCTACAGCACGCATCGCGAAACATTTTGAAGCTGATGAAGCGTGGCGGAACACGCGAATCGCTAGAGAAGCTTATTCGGCGAGTAAGAGAAAGAGTTCCCGGCATTACGATACGAACGACCTTTATCACCGGCTTTCCGGGCGAGACCGAAGAAGATTTTAACGAACTGATGGAATTCGTCCGCAACTGCCGGTTCGATAACGTCGGTGTTTTCACTTATTCGGACGAGGAGGGAACTGGAGCATACGATCTTCCGGACAAAGTCGATGCAAGAACCGCCAAACGCCGTCGAACGGAATTGATGAAAGAACAAGCGAAGATCAGCAAACAACTCAACAAAGCAAAGGTCGGACAGACGTTTCCAGTGCTTTTCGAAGGCCTTTCACAAGAATCGGACCTCCTCTTTCAGGGGCGACTGCAGGGCCAGGCCCAAGAGATCGACGGCTATATCCTGATAAACGACATTCCGGACGATCTCGATCCGCAGATCGGGACGATCTACAACGTTCGCATAACGGAAGCGCACGACTACGATCTGGTCGGCGAGATCGTCGTCGCGTCGTAA